In one Lolium rigidum isolate FL_2022 chromosome 3, APGP_CSIRO_Lrig_0.1, whole genome shotgun sequence genomic region, the following are encoded:
- the LOC124699260 gene encoding L-aminoadipate-semialdehyde dehydrogenase-phosphopantetheinyl transferase-like, with amino-acid sequence MAETHGGGARRRWLVDIARWCPSPAQFQAAAALLPPHHHPAIARFVREEDRKRALLSRLLQYSLVHHVLGIPFHQIDIRRTVEGKPYLKNGTAAFRNFNFNTSHQGDYVGIASELLCLVGLDIVCISKPQGETTVEFLKNFSLYLTDHEWNCIDRAGGSVEMLTEFYRYWCLKEAFVKAIGAGVGFGLNRLEFHHVQWSNISVYIDGIESRNWRFCLFKLDEMHLASIAKGHPEDAVSSFKRTLSNLVFEEEEFYAALEIPEEVFTLQTVEQLTQL; translated from the exons ATGGCGGAGACGCACGGCGGCGGGGCGCGGCGGAGGTGGCTCGTCGACATAGCCCGCTGGTGCCCCTCCCCCGCGCAGTtccaagccgccgccgccctcctgccGCCGCACCACCACCCCGCCATCGCCAG GTTTGTCAGGGAGGAAGACAGGAAACGAGCGCTCCTCAGCCGGCTGCTCCAGTACTCGCTTGTGCACCATGTTCTTGGCATTCCGTTCCACCAAATAGACATACGCCGCACGGTCGAGGGGAAGCCGTATCTG AAGAACGGAACTGCGGCCTTCAGAAACTTCAATTTCAACACGTCGCATCAGGGTGACTACGTCGGCATAGCATCTGAGCTCCTCTGCCTTGTTGGCCTTGACATTGTATGCATCTCTAAGCCCCAGGGAGAAACCACTGTGGAATTCCTTAAGAACTTCTCTTTGTACCTTACAGACCATGAGTGGAACTGCATTGATCGTGCTGGTGGTTCTGTTGAGATGTTAACGGAGTTCTACAG GTACTGGTGTCTTAAAGAAGCATTTGTTAAAGCTATAGGTGCTGGGGTTGGGTTTGGTCTGAATCGCTTGGAATTCCACCATGTTCAATGGAGTAACATCTCTGTGTACATTGATGGGATAGAGTCTAGGAACTGGAGATTCTGCCTTTTCAAGCTTGATGAAATGCATTTG GCATCCATAGCAAAAGGGCATCCGGAAGATGCTGTAAGCAGCTTCAAGAGAACATTGTCTAATCTGGTTTTCGAGGAAGAAGAATTTTATGCTGCACTAGAGATACCTGAAGAAGTTTTCACTCTACAGACAGTGGAACAACTTACACAATTATAA
- the LOC124703250 gene encoding uncharacterized protein LOC124703250 has protein sequence MPHRARPMTGLLVFMGVNVVLLSTITPVYDFVCFHPYWDRRRERRAREREALQVKGSLETAK, from the exons ATGCCGCACCGCGCTCGCCCCATGACGGGGCTGCTGGTGTTCATGGGCGTCAACGTCGTCCTCCTTAGCACCATCACGCCCGTCTACGACTTCGTCTGCTTCCATCCCTACTGGGACCGCAGG AGAGAACGCCGTGCAAGGGAACGTGAAGCGCTGCAGGTCAAGGGTTCTCTAGAAACTGCAAAATAA
- the LOC124703246 gene encoding uncharacterized protein LOC124703246 isoform X2 — protein MAQNIQQETTSGGMPMEDKEEEEEEEQGHGDRPLLPVYAQEQDVKPSTSLLPVNSRSMRSRAEQVKEEAPRSGIRSLSFSKLFSFRTVTSSTAMDIDQLAAEDACAEQPKQVWRSHSMPMTSMRRFPHGRRKRVVDSSSLPRFQVSSMPVPVPESSPSEAQEGAKQDEDAEEVGEEDAFCRICMVALGEGGSVLKLECHCKGELALAHRDCALKWFGIKGNANCDVCGHDVLNLPVTLRRACDDAPPPLLLPSLAAAATPGNDNGGCSGFRRHDTVILVVVSMLAYFCFLEQLLVDDHGTTALAISLPFAGVLGLFSSLTITKMVSRRYVWIYSAVQFLFIVLFTHLFYRYVQLQAVIAIILSTFLGFSVAICANTVLQIIRWRARRLPLTADSHLQAAQP, from the exons ATGGCTCAGAACATACAACAG GAAACCACGAGCGGCGGGATGCCGATGGaagacaaagaagaagaagaggaggaggagcagggtcATGGTGATCGGCCGCTGCTTCCAGTATATGCACAAGAACAAGATGTCAAGCCATCGACATCGCTATTGCCGGTGAACAGCAGGAGCATGAGGTCAAGAGCTGAGCAGGTGAAGGAGGAGGCGCCTAGATCCGGCATCCGGTCACTCTCCTTCTCCAAGCTGTTCAGCTTCAGGACTGTCACCTCCTCGACCGCCATGGACATTGATCAACTGGCTGCTGAAGATGCCTGCGCAG AGCAACCGAAGCAGGTGTGGCGCTCGCACTCCATGCCCATGACTAGCATGAGGAGGTTCCCTCACGGTCGCAGGAAGAGAGTGGTTGACTCGAGCTCGTTGCCCCGGTTCCAGGTGTCGTCGATGCCCGTGCCCGTACCGGAATCATCACCATCAGAAGCACAAGAAGGAGCCAAGCAGGACGAGGATGCAGAGGAGGTTGGAGAAGAAGATGCTTTCTGCAGAATATGCATGGTGGCGCTAGGTGAAGGGGGCAGTGTTCTGAAGCTGGAGTGCCATTGCAAGGGCGAGCTCGCTCTGGCGCACCGAGACTGCGCCCTGAAATGGTTCGGCATCAAGGGCAACGCCAACTGCGACGTCTGCGGCCACGACGTGCTCAACCTTCCAGTCACGCTCCGCCGTGCCTGTGACGACGCCCCTCCGCCGCTGCTACTACCGTCTCTCGCTGCTGCCGCAACTCCTGGCAATGACAATGGCGGTTGCAGTGGGTTCAGGCGGCACGACACGGTGATCCTGGTGGTGGTGAGCATGCTGGCCTACTTCTGCTTCCTGGAGCAGCTGCTGGTGGACGACCATGGCACCACCGCTCTCGCCATCTCCCTTCCCTTCGCCGGGGTCCTTGGCCTCTTCTCCTCCCTCACCATCACCAAGATGGTCTCCAGGAGATACGTCTGGATCTACTCCGCCGTCCAGTTCCTCTTCATCGTCCTCTTCACCCACCTCTTCTACAGGTACGTGCAGCTGCAGGCCGTCATCGCCATCATCCTCTCCACCTTCCTGGGGTTCAGCGTCGCCATCTGCGCCAACACTGTGCTCCAGATCATCAGGTGGAGGGCCAGGCGGCTGCCGCTGACGGCAGATTCACACCTCCAGGCTGCTCAGCCATAG
- the LOC124703246 gene encoding uncharacterized protein LOC124703246 isoform X1, with product MAQNIQQETTSGGMPMEDKEEEEEEEQGHGDRPLLPVYAQEQDVKPSTSLLPVNSRSMRSRAEQVKEEAPRSGIRSLSFSKLFSFRTVTSSTAMDIDQLAAEDACAEQPKRQQPKQVWRSHSMPMTSMRRFPHGRRKRVVDSSSLPRFQVSSMPVPVPESSPSEAQEGAKQDEDAEEVGEEDAFCRICMVALGEGGSVLKLECHCKGELALAHRDCALKWFGIKGNANCDVCGHDVLNLPVTLRRACDDAPPPLLLPSLAAAATPGNDNGGCSGFRRHDTVILVVVSMLAYFCFLEQLLVDDHGTTALAISLPFAGVLGLFSSLTITKMVSRRYVWIYSAVQFLFIVLFTHLFYRYVQLQAVIAIILSTFLGFSVAICANTVLQIIRWRARRLPLTADSHLQAAQP from the exons ATGGCTCAGAACATACAACAG GAAACCACGAGCGGCGGGATGCCGATGGaagacaaagaagaagaagaggaggaggagcagggtcATGGTGATCGGCCGCTGCTTCCAGTATATGCACAAGAACAAGATGTCAAGCCATCGACATCGCTATTGCCGGTGAACAGCAGGAGCATGAGGTCAAGAGCTGAGCAGGTGAAGGAGGAGGCGCCTAGATCCGGCATCCGGTCACTCTCCTTCTCCAAGCTGTTCAGCTTCAGGACTGTCACCTCCTCGACCGCCATGGACATTGATCAACTGGCTGCTGAAGATGCCTGCGCA GAGCAACCAAAGCGGCAGCAACCGAAGCAGGTGTGGCGCTCGCACTCCATGCCCATGACTAGCATGAGGAGGTTCCCTCACGGTCGCAGGAAGAGAGTGGTTGACTCGAGCTCGTTGCCCCGGTTCCAGGTGTCGTCGATGCCCGTGCCCGTACCGGAATCATCACCATCAGAAGCACAAGAAGGAGCCAAGCAGGACGAGGATGCAGAGGAGGTTGGAGAAGAAGATGCTTTCTGCAGAATATGCATGGTGGCGCTAGGTGAAGGGGGCAGTGTTCTGAAGCTGGAGTGCCATTGCAAGGGCGAGCTCGCTCTGGCGCACCGAGACTGCGCCCTGAAATGGTTCGGCATCAAGGGCAACGCCAACTGCGACGTCTGCGGCCACGACGTGCTCAACCTTCCAGTCACGCTCCGCCGTGCCTGTGACGACGCCCCTCCGCCGCTGCTACTACCGTCTCTCGCTGCTGCCGCAACTCCTGGCAATGACAATGGCGGTTGCAGTGGGTTCAGGCGGCACGACACGGTGATCCTGGTGGTGGTGAGCATGCTGGCCTACTTCTGCTTCCTGGAGCAGCTGCTGGTGGACGACCATGGCACCACCGCTCTCGCCATCTCCCTTCCCTTCGCCGGGGTCCTTGGCCTCTTCTCCTCCCTCACCATCACCAAGATGGTCTCCAGGAGATACGTCTGGATCTACTCCGCCGTCCAGTTCCTCTTCATCGTCCTCTTCACCCACCTCTTCTACAGGTACGTGCAGCTGCAGGCCGTCATCGCCATCATCCTCTCCACCTTCCTGGGGTTCAGCGTCGCCATCTGCGCCAACACTGTGCTCCAGATCATCAGGTGGAGGGCCAGGCGGCTGCCGCTGACGGCAGATTCACACCTCCAGGCTGCTCAGCCATAG
- the LOC124696320 gene encoding protein disulfide isomerase-like 1-4, protein MVMLCVAFRGSSSRPPRPLSSQILRYSTSHLSRKSPPASTAAMAMHRSLLLFLLLATPFLLASVSAAAARDDDLDYIIDNADDIAANDPEGWLQEGSPSDDDDDEDLFEDPDPSSSSDAEIDETHVVPLTAANFSSFLAARRHAMVEFYAPWCGHCRALAPDYAAAATHLALHNLDVALAKVDATDEAELAEQYGVQGFPTLLFFIDGVHKDYTGERTKDAIVAWITKKLGPGVQNITTADEAERIVTGDDTAVLAFLESLSGSHSDELAAASRLEDTVNFYQTASPDVAKLFHIDPQSKRPAVVLLKKEEEKVTIYDGEFRASAIAEFVSANKLPLITTLTQENAPAIFESTIKKQVLLFAVASEASKFLPIFKEAAKPFKGELLFVFVERDSEEVGEPVANYFGITGQETTVLAYTGNEDAKKFFLSGEISLENIKEFAQDFLEDKLTPFYKSDPVPESNDEDVKVVVGKNLDQIVLDESKDVLLEIYAPWCGHCQTLEPTYNKLAKLLHGIDSLVIAKMDGTNNEHPRAKPDGFPTILFFPAGKKGFEPITFEGDRTIVEMYRFIKKHAGIPFKLKRPDSSAAQTESSGSTPAHEESSGSNLKDEL, encoded by the exons ATGGTGATGTTGTGTGTTGCCTTCCGAGGCTCAAGC TCACGCCCTCCTCGCCCCCTTTCTTCTCAAATACTCCGCTACTCTACTTCTCATCTCAGTCGGAAATCACCGCCTGCTTCCACAGCGGCCATGGCGATGCATcgatctctcctcctcttcctccttctggCCACCCCCTTCCTCCTCGCCtccgtctccgccgccgccgcccgcgacgACGACCTGGACTACATCATCGACAACGCCGACGACATCGCCGCCAACGACCCCGAGGGCTGGCTCCAGGAGGGCTCCCcttccgacgacgacgacgacgaagacctcTTCGAGGACCCcgacccctcctcctcctccgacgccgagatcgacgAGACCCACGTCGTGCCCCTCACCGCCGCcaacttctcctccttcctcgccgcgcgccgccacgcCATGGTCGAGTTCTACGCGCCCTGGTGCGGCCACTGCCGCGCGCTCGCGCCggactacgccgccgccgccacccacctcGCCCTCCACAACCTCGACGTCGCGCTCGCCAAGGTCGACGCCACCGACGAGGCGGAGCTCGCGGAGCAGTACGGCGTGCAGGGCTTCCCCaccctcctcttcttcatcgacggcgTGCACAAGGACTACACCGGCGAGAGGACCAA GGATGCCATCGTCGCCTGGATCACGAAGAAGCTCGGGCCCGGGGTGCAGAACATCACCACCGCCGACGAAGCCGAGAGGATCGTCACTGGGGAcgacaccgccgtcctcgccttccTCGAATCCCTCTCG GGTTCTCACAGCGATGAGCTTGCTGCTGCTTCAAGGCTGGAAGACACCGTCAACTTTTACCAGACCGCTAGCCCTGATGTAGCTAAGCTTTTCCACATTGACCCGCAGTCCAAGCGCCCAGCCGTAGTCTTGCTGAAGAAAGAGGAGGAGAAAGTGACCATATATG ACGGCGAGTTCAGAGCATCTGCCATTGCTGAGTTTGTGTCGGCGAACAAGCTTCCGTTGATCACCACCCTCACACAGGAGAACGCCCCTGCAATCTTTGAAAGCACAATCAAGAAGCAG GTTTTACTATTTGCTGTTGCAAGTGAGGCCTCAAAATTTCTGCCCATCTTTAAGGAAGCAGCAAAACCATTCAAGGGAGAG CTTTTATTTGTCTTTGTGGAGCGAGACAGTGAGGAAGTTGGTGAACCTGTTGCCAATTACTTTGGAATTACTGGACAAGAAACCACA GTTCTTGCGTACACTGGGAATGAAGACGCTAAGAAGTTTTTCCTTAGTGGTGAAATTTCACTGGAAAACATTAAG GAATTTGCCCAAGATTTCCTTGAGGACAAGCTCACACCATTCTACAAGTCTGACCCAGTACCTGAATCT AATGATGAGGATGTCAAAGTTGTTGTTGGCAAGAACCTAGATCAAATAGTTCTGGATGAATCAAAAGATGTCCTTCTGGAG ATATATGCACCATGGTGTGGGCATTGTCAGACACTAGAACCTACCTACAACAAGCTGGCCAAGCTTCTTCATGGCATCGACTCGCTTGTAATAGCCAAAATGGATGGCACAAACAACGAGCATCCTCGTGCCAAG CCTGATGGATTCCCCACGATACTCTTTTTTCCAGCTGGGAAGAAAGGCTTTGAGCCT ATAACTTTTGAGGGGGACAGGACGATTGTGGAAATGTACAGGTTCATCAAGAAGCATGCTGGCATCCCTTTCAAGTTGAAGCGCCCAGACTCATCAGCAGCACAGACTGAGAGCTCAGGTTCAACCCCTGCTCACGAGGAGAGCTCTGGTTCAAACCTGAAGGATGAGTTGTAG
- the LOC124703248 gene encoding calcium-dependent protein kinase 25-like, with translation MGQCCSKGAGHAGDDSKEPPAPPAAPKVEPVASSSTGSTVPAPPAAPNAKAGSKPPAPLGDVLGRAMEDVRATYSISKELGRGQFGVTHLCTHRSTGEKLACKTIAKRKLATREDVEDVRREVQIMYHLSGQPNIVDLRGAYEDKHNVHLVMELCAGGELFDRIIAKGHYTERAAAALLRAIVGIVHTCHSMGVMHRDLKPENFLLLSKGEDSPLKATDFGLSVFFKEGEVFRDIVGSAYYIAPEVLKRRYGPEADIWSIGVMLYIFLAGVPPFWAENENAIFTAVLRGQVDFNGDPWPTISSGAKDLVKKMLNINPKERLTAFQVLNHPWIKEDGDAPDTPLDNVVLNRLKQFRAMNQFKKAALRVIAGCLSEEEIRGLKEMFKNIDKDNSGTITLEELKNGLAKQGTKLSDNEIEQLMEAADADGNGLIDYEEFVTATVHMNKMDREEHLYTAFQYFDKDNSGYITKDELEQALKEKGLYDAKEIKDIISEADTDNDGRIDYSEFVAMMKKGTGTAEPTNPKKRRDLVIE, from the exons ATGGGCCAATGCTGCTCCAAGGGTGCCGGCCACGCCGGCGACGACAGCAAggagccgcccgcgccgcccgcagccccaaaGGTGGAGCCCGTTGCGTCGTCGTCGACCGGGAGCACCGTCCccgctccaccggcggcccccaaTGCCAAGGCGGGCAGCAAGCCGCCAGCCCCGCTGGGCGACGTGCTCGGGCGCGCCATGGAGGACGTGCGCGCCACATACTCCATCAGCAAGGAGCTCGGGCGCGGCCAGTTCGGCGTGACCCACCTGTGCACGCACCGCTCCACCGGCGAGAAGCTGGCGTGCAAGACGATCGCCAAGCGGAAGCTGGCGACCAGGGAGGACGTGGAGGACGTCCGGCGGGAGGTGCAGATCATGTACCACCTCTCCGGCCAGCCCAACATCGTGGACCTCCGCGGCGCCTACGAGGACAAGCACAACGTGCACCTCGTCATGGAGCTCTGCGCCGGCGGCGAGCTCTTCGACCGGATCATCGCCAAGGGCCACTACACGGAGCGAGCCGCCGCGGCGCTCCTCCGCGCCATCGTCGGCATCGTGCACACCTGCCACTCCATGGGGGTGATGCACCGGGACCTCAAGCCGGAGAACTTCCTCCTGCTGAGCAAAGGGGAAGATTCGCCGCTCAAGGCCACCGACTTCGGCCTCTCCGTCTTCTTCAAGGAAGGCGAGGTGTTCCGGGACATCGTCGGCAGCGCCTACTACATCGCGCCCGAGGTGCTCAAGCGGCGCTACGGCCCGGAGGCTGACATCTGGAGCATCGGCGTCATGCTCTATATCTTCCTCGCCGGTGTCCCACCATTCTGGGCCGAGAACGAgaacgccatcttcaccgccgtcCTGCGTGGACAGGTCGACTTCAACGGCGATCCGTGGCCAACCATCTCCTCAGGTGCCAAGGATCTTGTCAAGAAGATGCTCAACATCAACCCCAAGGAGAGGCTCACGGCCTTCCAAGTCCTCA ATCACCCATGGATCAAAGAAGACGGAGATGCACCCGATACGCCACTAGACAACGTCGTCCTCAACAGGCTGAAGCAATTTAGGGCCATGAACCAGTTCAAGAAAGCTGCACTGAGG GTTATAGCTGGGTGTTTATCGGAAGAGGAGATCAGGGGGCTCAAGGAGATGTTCAAAAACATCGACAAAGACAATAGTGGCACGATCACACTCGAAGAGCTCAAGAACGGGCTAGCAAAGCAGGGCACAAAGCTGTCAGACAATGAAATTGAGCAACTGATGGAAGCA GCTGATGCAGATGGCAATGGACTGATCGACTATGAGGAGTTCGTCACCGCGACGGTTCACATGAACAAGATGGATAGAGAGGAACACCTCTATACAGCATTCCAGTACTTCGACAAGGACAACAGTGG CTACATAACAAAAGATGAGCTCGAGCAAGCCTTGAAGGAGAAGGGATTGTATGATGCCAAAGAGATCAAGGATATCATCTCAGAAGCTGACACTGACAAT GATGGGAGAATAGATTATTCAGAGTTTGTGGCAATGATGAAGAAAGGAACGGGCACCGCCGAGCCAACAAACCCAAAGAAGAGGAGAGATCTAGTTATAGAGTGA
- the LOC124703249 gene encoding probable auxin efflux carrier component 1b has product MITAADLYHVFTAVVPLYVAMTLAYGSVRWWRIFTPDQCSGINRFVALFAVPLLSFHFISSNDPYAMNLRFLAADTLQKLAVLALLALWCRLRRGSLDWLITLFSLSTLPNTLVMGIPLLRGMYGAASAGTLMVQIVVLQCIIWYTLMLFLFEYRGAKMLVLEQFPDTAADIVSFRVDSDVVSLAAGGGGADLQAEAEVGEDGRMRVTVRKSTSSRSEAACSHSHSHSHSQSMQPRVSNLSGVEIYSLQSSRNPTPRGSSFNHAEFFNIVGKGGDEEKGSAGAGTGGHSPQPLPQALAAKRKDLHMFVWSSSASPVSERAAGAGVHVFGGGGADDVLAKGGAQAYDEYGRGGGDDFSFRNKNGGAANGDGPTLSKLGSNSTAQLHPKDDAEGRAAAMPPASVMTRLILIMVWRKLIRNPNTYSSLIGVVWSLVSYRWGIEMPAIIARSISILSDAGLGMAMFSLGLFMALQPRIIACGNSLAAYAMAVRFLVGPAFMAAASLAVGLRGVLLHIAIVQAALPQGIVPFVFAKEYNVHPNILSTAVIFGMLIALPITLVYYILLGL; this is encoded by the exons ATGATCACCGCGGCGGACCTCTACCACGTCTTCACGGCGGTGGTGCCGCTCTACGTCGCCATGACGCTCGCCTACGGCTCCGTGCGCTGGTGGCGGATCTTCACCCCGGACCAGTGCTCGGGGATCAACCGCTTCGTCGCGCTCTTCGCCGTCCCGCTCCTctccttccacttcatctcctccaACGACCCCTACGCCATGAACCTGCGCTTCCTCGCCGCCGACACGCTGCAGAAGCTCGCCGTCCTCGCGCTGCTCGCGCTCTGGTGCCGCCTCCGACGCGGATCCCTCGACTGGCTCATCACGCTCTTCTCCCTCTCCACGCTCCCCAACACGCTCGTCATGGGCATCCCGCTGCTCCGCGGCATGTACGGCGCCGCGTCCGCAGGCACGCTCATGGTGCAGATCGTCGTGCTCCAGTGCATCATCTGGTACACCCTCATGCTCTTCCTCTTCGAGTACCGCGGCGCCAagatgctcgtcctcgagcagtTCCCGGACACCGCCGCAGACATCGTCTCCTTCCGCGTCGACTCCGACGTCGTCTCCCtcgccgccgggggcggcggcgcagaCCTGCAGGCCGAGGCCGAGGTCGGGGAGGACGGACGGATGCGGGTCACCGTGCGCAAGTCCACCTCCTCCCGCTCCGAGGCAGCCTGCTCCCACTCCCACTCCCACTCGCACTCACAGTCCATGCAGCCGCGAGTCTCCAACCTCTCCGGCGTCGAGATATACTCGCTGCAGTCGTCCAGGAACCCGACGCCGCGAGGATCCAGCTTCAACCACGCAGAGTTCTTCAACATCGTCGGCAAGGGTGGCGACGAGGAGAAGGGCtccgccggcgccggcaccggcggCCACTCGCCCCAGCCGCTGCCGCAAGCGTTGGCGGCAAAGCGCAAGGACCTGCACATGTTCGTATGGAGCTCCAGCGCCTCGCCCGTCTCTGAGCGAGCAGCTGGCGCGGGCGTGCACGTcttcggcggcggtggcgccgaCGACGTCCTCGCCAAAG GTGGTGCCCAGGCCTACGACGAgtacggccgcggcggcggcgacgacttcAGCTTCAGGAACAAGAACGGCGGCGCGGCCAACGGCGACGGCCCCACGCTCTCCAAGCTCGGCTCCAACTCCACCGCGCAGCTCCACCCCAAGGACGACGCCGAGGGGAGGGCCGCCGCCATGCCGCCGGCCAGCGTCATGACCAGGCTCATCCTCATCATGGTGTGGAGGAAACTTATCAGGAACCCAAACACCTACTCCAGCCTCATCGGCGTCGTCTGGTCCCTCGTCTCCTACAG GTGGGGGATTGAGATGCCGGCGATCATCGCCCGTTCGATCTCCATCCTGTCGGACGCCGGGCTCGGGATGGCCATGTTCAGCCTAG GGTTGTTCATGGCGCTGCAGCCCCGGATCATCGCCTGCGGGAACTCGCTTGCGGCTTATGCCATGGCTGTCAGGTTCCTCGTTGGTCCTGCTTTCATGGCTGCTGCCTCCCTCGCCGTCGGGCTGCGTGGGGTTCTTCTGCACATCGCCATTGTTCAG GCTGCTCTTCCACAAGGAATCGTTCCCTTTGTGTTTGCCAAGGagtacaacgttcaccccaacatCCTGAGCACAGC CGTGATCTTCGGGATGCTGATCGCCCTCCCCATCACCCTGGTCTACTACATACTGCTGGGCCTCTGA